ATGCGGGCGGTCGAGGCCGCCCGCGATGGTTTGCTGGATCAGATGCCCTTGTTCTTCAGGCGGTTGGCGTGCTGGCGGTACAGCGACACCGGCTCCGTCCAGCCGCGAATACCGAACAGATGGTTGATCGCATCGACGTGGTTCATGCTGTAGCTGTCGCCAAGCACCTGGCCCAGGTAGGTGGAGCAGACGCCGACCAGGCCGTCGTTCTTCTCGCTGCCGAACACCAGGCCGGTGATGGCCAGGAATGGGTCGACCACGTCGAGGACGTTGGTGTAGCTGGTGTTGCCAGTCCAGGAGTAGTAACGGATGTTGTTGCCGCGCACGTTGTGCACTTCGGTCGACTTGGCGCAGTAGCTGGCGTTGTTCACGCCCCAGGGGTGGCGGCCGTTGAGGGCGGCGGTGCCCGGCGTGGTCAGGGTGCCGAGCGCGGCCACGCCGTTCTGCGGATTGCTGCTACCGGACAACAGGTTGATCACCGTGCCGAGCGCCACGGCGATGGCATTGGCACCGCCTTCGATGAGGCCGTTCGCCGGGATTACCCCACGGATCACGTCGGCAACCTTGGAGCCCTTGTTGACGCCGTTGATCGAGGTTACCGAGGCCACCAGGTCGGGACGCAGCGAGGCGGCCACACGGGAGGTCGGCGAACCCTGGCTGTGGCCCATCAGGTTGACCTTGCCGCCATTGGCCGTGGCCCACGGCACGATCTGCCGGGCCAGTTCGGCGCCGCGCTGCTCGCTGTCGTTGAGCGCCGCGACACTGGCGACATAGACCTTGGCGCCGTCGCGCTCGAGGTTCCAGGGAATGGTGTGGAAGTAATTGATAAGACCGCCGATGGTGTCGAAACCAGTGACGCCGTGCACCAGCACGATCGGGTACTTGGTCTTGGTGTAGTTGGCCTGGGCCTCGACGGCTCCGGCCAGGGCCAGTGCGGCCAGGGTAGTAGTGATGGCGCGACGCATGGGTGCCTCCTTTATTTTTCTTGTGGGCATGCCGGGGGACTGCGTCCGGCGTCACGAGAGTCTATGAAGGAGAGGAACCGCGCCCCATCGCCCAGATGGGTGAGAAACGGCTCGGCGAAACTTCAAGGGCTGGAGGCGATGGCCTTCTCGACCGCGGCGATGAGTGCGGGATCATCGGGCTCGGTCTCGCTGGAGAAGCGGGCGAGCACCCTGCCCCGGCGATCGACCACGTACTTGGTAAAGTTCCAGCGCGGCTCGCGGCTCTGCACGGCCAGCTCCCTGAACAACGCAACGGCGCGCTCGCCCGTGACCGGCTGGGTTTCGCTCATGCTGAAGGTTACGCCGTAATTCACGTAACAAACCTTGGCGGTTTCCTGGGCGTCATCGGCTTCCTGGCGGAAGTCGTCCGACGGTACGCCGAGCACCTCGAAGCCCTGCCCCTTGAAGCGCTGGTACAGCGCCTCGAGGCCCTTGAATTGTGGCGTGAAGCCGCAGTAGCTGGCGGTATTGACGACCAGCAGCGGCTTGCCGGCGAACTGCCCGCACAGATCGATGCTGTCCTTGCTGCGCAATTTCGGCAGCTCGCCCTGCAGCAGGGCAGGACACTGCTCGGCCAGCACGGGCGAAGCCAGGGTGCCGGGCATCAGCACGATGACAAGGGGACGCAGCAGCATGATCGTGGCCTCGAACCCAGATGGGGCGTTTAGGAACGCTACGCCCCAGGGCGGGTTCCGGCAACCGATTGCGCATCGCCCATTGCCGCGGGCCGGCGACTCAGCAGATGCCCACGCCCAGCTGCAGGAACGCCAGGCCGCCCTGATGCCAGCCCCACCAGATCAGCGCCAGCAGACCGCCGCCGAGCAGGGCCAGGCCGCCGCCGAGCCAGAGTCGCATGCTCACGCACCAACTCCGGCGCCCTGCAGGCGCGCCACCGGTTGCTCACGCACCGGCCAGTTC
The genomic region above belongs to Pseudomonas benzenivorans and contains:
- a CDS encoding glutathione peroxidase, which produces MLLRPLVIVLMPGTLASPVLAEQCPALLQGELPKLRSKDSIDLCGQFAGKPLLVVNTASYCGFTPQFKGLEALYQRFKGQGFEVLGVPSDDFRQEADDAQETAKVCYVNYGVTFSMSETQPVTGERAVALFRELAVQSREPRWNFTKYVVDRRGRVLARFSSETEPDDPALIAAVEKAIASSP
- a CDS encoding esterase/lipase family protein; translation: MRRAITTTLAALALAGAVEAQANYTKTKYPIVLVHGVTGFDTIGGLINYFHTIPWNLERDGAKVYVASVAALNDSEQRGAELARQIVPWATANGGKVNLMGHSQGSPTSRVAASLRPDLVASVTSINGVNKGSKVADVIRGVIPANGLIEGGANAIAVALGTVINLLSGSSNPQNGVAALGTLTTPGTAALNGRHPWGVNNASYCAKSTEVHNVRGNNIRYYSWTGNTSYTNVLDVVDPFLAITGLVFGSEKNDGLVGVCSTYLGQVLGDSYSMNHVDAINHLFGIRGWTEPVSLYRQHANRLKNKGI